A section of the Humulus lupulus chromosome 2, drHumLupu1.1, whole genome shotgun sequence genome encodes:
- the LOC133815054 gene encoding uncharacterized protein LOC133815054 — translation MAWKKKGISKPVVISDEVVDDLPSIQVEVPDLFLDDEFHDPCDELELERGVELKQRSAKEVWSKFKSNQVLTPSTRLNYIEPLKLGDQVVARLDMEEVETEASFWKNAIVCIVLGANPPFRVFEGFVKRIWGSLGVDKIVRMHSGFTLVNFRDEATRDLILETGVIHFDKKPVVLRPWTPDMDSMRMVKSVPVWIRLNGLGLQYWGKNSLSAMVSTIGRPIMVDKVMQSRSMVKYARILVDMEISDHPLKSISFINERDQLTEQLVEYEWLPSKCAACSNLGHVMENCNKNNGLSWRKKPTDENGAKTDKNIFNAEEEIQQPSGYVSPAPRAGNSSSIGEEERANSSLEQKVSKVSSDVQINSKVAQQAGKGSSEVAGSWITPKRRGARQGVANAHKSDLAQGKTISGNGYAVLQDSGIGHLVTKSIPIK, via the exons atgGCTTGGAAGAAGAAAGGTATATCGAAGCCGGTGGTGATTTCCGATGAGGTGGTGGACGACCTCCCTTCGATCCAAGTTGAGGTACCTGATCTGTTTCTTGATGATGAATTTCATGATCCATGTGATGAGCTGGAGCTGGAACGTGGTGTTGAGTTGAAGCAG AGATCGGCTAAGGAAGTATGGAGTAAGTTTAAGTCGAACCAGGTACTTACGCCCTCTACTCGTCTGAATTATATTGAACCTCTGAAATTGGGTGACCAAGTTGTGGCCCGACTAGACATGGAGGAGGTTGAGACTGAAGCTTCGTTCTGGAAGAATGCGATTGTTTGCATTGTCCTGGGAGCTAACCCACCCTTTAGAGTATTTGAAGGATTTGTCAAGAGAATTTGGGGCAGCTTAGGTGTTGATAAGATAGTGAGAATGCATTCAGGTTTTACCCTTGTTAACTTCAGGGATGAAGCGACCCGGGATCTGATTTTGGAAACGGGGGTTATACACTTTGATAAAAAACCGGTGGTTCTTCGTCCTTGGACACCAGATATGGACTCTATGAGAATGGTCAAGTCGGTACCGGTTTGGATTAGGCTGAATGGTTTGGGTTTGCAATACtggggaaaaaatagtctcagTGCTATGGTGAGCACAATTGGGAGACCGATTATGGTGGATAAAGTGATGCAAAGTAGATCGATGGTGAAATATGCGAGGATATTGGTGGATATGGAGATTTCGGATCATCCTCTGAAatctatttcttttattaatgaaaGGGATCAATTAACTGAACAATTGGTGGAGTATGAATGGCTTCCCTCTAAGTGTGCTGCCTGCTCGAATTTAGGTCATGTTATGGAAAATTGTAACAAGAACAATGGTTTGAGTTGGAGGAAGAAACCTACTGATGAGAATGGCGCAAAAACAGACAAGAACATATTCAATGCAGAGGAGGAGATTCAACAGCCTTCTGGGTATGTTAGTCCTGCTCCCAGAGCGGGTAATTCATCTAGTATTGGAGAGGAAGAGAGGGCCAATAGTTCTCTAGAGCAAAAGGTTTCAAAGGTTAGTAGTGATGTTCAGATTAACTCAAAAGTTGCTCAGCAAGCTGGAAAAGGGAGTTCTGAGGTTGCAGGAAGCTGGATTACTCCCAAAAGGAGAGGTGCTAGACAAGGGGTGGCAAATGCTCACAAGTCAGATTTAGCTCAGGGCAAGACTATTTCGGGCAATGGATATGCTGTGCTACAAGATTCAGGGATTGGTCATTTGGTTACTAAATCTATCCCAATTAAGTGA